A part of Brassica rapa cultivar Chiifu-401-42 chromosome A05, CAAS_Brap_v3.01, whole genome shotgun sequence genomic DNA contains:
- the LOC103867249 gene encoding probable xyloglucan endotransglucosylase/hydrolase protein 32, which yields MTNSLISLLPIFHLLVLLGSSVNAYWPPSPGYWPSSKVGSLNFYKGFRNLWGPQHQRMDQNALTIWLDRTSGSGFKSVKPFRSGYFGASIKLQPGYTAGVITSLYLSNNEAHPGFHDEVDIEFLGTTFGKPYTLQTNVYIRGSGDGKIIGREMKFRLWFDPTSDFHHYAILWNPREIIFLVDDIPIRRYPKKSAATFPLRPMWLYGSIWDASSWATENGKYKADYKYQPFTAKYTNFKAIGCTAYSSARCHPLSASPYRSGGLTRKQYQAMRWVQTHNMVYNYCKDYKRDHSLTPECGR from the exons ATGACTAACTCTCTCATCTCTCTTCTCCCAATCTTCCACTTGTTGGTGTTATTAGGATCCTCAGTGAATGCTTATTGGCCACCATCACCTGGTTACTGGCCAAGCTCCAAGGTTGGCTCCTTGAACTTCTACAAAGGTTTTAGGAATCTTTGGGGTCCTCAGCATCAGAGAATGGACCAAAATGCCCTCACCATCTGGCTTGATAGAACCTCAG GAAGTGGATTTAAGTCAGTGAAGCCATTCAGATCAGGTTACTTTGGAGCATCCATCAAACTCCAACCTGGCTACACTGCTGGAGTCATCACATCTCTATAT CTATCAAATAATGAGGCACATCCAGGATTCCATGATGAGGTGGACATCGAATTCTTGGGGACAACATTTGGGAAGCCTTACACACTTCAAACAAATGTGTACATTAGAGGAAGTGGTGATGGCAAAATCATTGGTCGCGAGATGAAGTTTCGCTTGTGGTTTGATCCCACTTCGGATTTTCACCATTATGCTATTCTTTGGAACCCTAGAGAAATCAT ATTTTTGGTGGATGATATTCCCATAAGAAGATACCCAAAAAAGAGTGCGGCTACATTTCCACTAAGACCAATGTGGCTTTATGGTTCTATATGGGATGCTTCTTCATGGGCAACTGAGAATGGTAAATACAAAGCTGACTATAAATATCAACCTTTCACTGCCAAGTACACCAATTTTAAAGCGATTGGTTGCACCGCCTACTCATCCGCACGGTGCCATCCACTGTCGGCTTCACCATACCGTTCTGGCGGATTAACTCGGAAGCAATACCAAGCAATGAGATGGGTGCAAACACATAATATGGTATACAATTATTGCAAAGATTATAAACGCGATCATTCTTTAACGCCGGAATGTGGGCGTtag
- the LOC103867250 gene encoding callose synthase 10: MARVYSNWDRLVRATLRREQLRDSGQGHERVNSGLAGAVPPSLGRATNIDAILQAADEIQAEDPNVARILCEQAYSMAQNLDPNSDGRGVLQFKTGLMSVIKQKLAKRDGASINRDRDIERLWQFYQLYKRRHRVDDIQREEQKWRESGTAFSSNVGEILKMRKVFATLRALVEVLEVLSRDADPNGVGRSIREELGRIKKADATLSAELTPYNIVPLEAQSMTNAISVFPEVRGAIQAIRYTEHFPKLPDDYEISGQRDADMFDLLEYIFGFQKDNVRNQREHLVLTLSNAQSQLGLPSPNDPKIDEKAVNEVFLKVLDNYIKWCKYLRIRLVYNKLEAINRDRKLFLVSLYFLIWGEAANVRFLPECICYIFHNMAKELDAKLDHGEAVRADSCVIENGSVSFLDRVISPIYAAMSAETLRNNNGKAAHSEWRNYDDFNEYFWTPGCFELSWPMKTESKFLTGPKGRKRTGKSSFVEHRTYLHLFRSFHRLWIFMVIMFQALAIIAFRKEHLDKDTFKILLSAGATYAIMNFIESFLDVVLMYGAYSMARGMAISRVFIKFFWWGLGSVFVVYVYVQVLQERNKRTSDEFFYRLYILVLGSYAAVRLIFGLLVKLPACHALSEMSDQSFFQFFKWIYQERYFVGRGLFENISDYCRYVAFWLIVLASKFTFAYFLQIKPLVKPTKTIIDLPSFEYSWHDIVSKSNDHALTIVSLWAPVVCIYLMDIHIWYTLLSAIIGGVMGAKARLGEIRSIEMVHKRFESFPEAFAKNLVSPVVKRVSFGQHTSQDGQDMNKAYAAMFSPFWNEIIKSLREEDYISNREMDLLSIPSNTGSLGLVQWPLFLLCSKILVAIDLAMECTETQGVLWRQICDDEYMAYAVQECYYSVQNILNSMVDGVGRRWVERVFMEISNSIQEGSLAITLNLKKLQLVVSRFTALTGLLIRNETPALAKGAAKAMFDFYEVVTHDLLAENLRDQLDTWNILARARNEGSLFSNIEWPRDPEIIEQVKRLHLLLTVKDAAANVPKNLEARRRLEFFTNSLFMDMPQAKPVAEMVPFSVFTPYYSETVIYSSSELRSENEDGISTLFYLQKIFPDEWENFLERIGRSDSTGDADLQESATDALELRFWVSFRGQTLARTVRGMMYYRRALMLQSFLERRGLGVDDFSLTNMPRGFEASPEARAQADLKFTYVVSCQIYGQQKQQKKPEATDIALLLQRFEALRVAFIHSEDVGVEGKKEFYSKLVKADIHGKDQEIYSIKLPGDPKLGEGKPENQNHAIVFTRGEAIQTIDMNQDNYLEEAIKMRNLLEEFHGKHGIRRPTILGVREHVFTGSVSSLAWFMSNQETSFVTLGQRVLAYPLKVRMHYGHPDVFDRVFHITRGGISKASRVINISEDIYAGFNSTLRQGNITHHEYIQVGKGRDVGLNQIALFEGKVAGGNGEQVLSRDVYRIGQLFDFFRMMSFYFTTVGFYVCTMMTVLTVYVFLYGRVYLAFSGSDRAISRVAKLSGNTALDAALNAQFLVQIGVFTAVPMVMGFILELGLLKAIFSFITMQFQLCSVFFTFSLGTRTHYFGRTILHGGAKYRATGRGFVVQHIKFADNYRLYSRSHFVKAFEVALLLIVYIAYGYTDGGAVSFVLLTISSWFLVISWLFAPYIFNPSGFEWQKTVEDFDNWVSWLMYKGGVGVKGELSWESWWEEEQMHIQTLRGRILETILSLRFFMFQYGVVYKLNLTAKDTSLALYGYSWIVLVAVVLLFKLFWYSPRKSSNILLALRFLQGVVSLVVIALIALAIALTDLSIPDMFACVLGFIPTGWAILSLAITWKRLIKLFGLWETVREFGRIYDAAMGMLIFAPIALLSWFPFISTFQSRLLFNQAFSRGLEISIILAGNRANVET; the protein is encoded by the exons ATGGCTAGGGTTTACAGCAATTGGGATAGGCTGGTTCGAGCCACCTTGAGAAGAGAGCAGTTACGAGATTCAGGCCAAGGCCATGAGCGTGTCAACAGCGGACTCGCCGGAGCCGTTCCGCCGTCACTCGGCCGAGCTACGAACATCGATGCTATCTTACAAGCTGCTGACGAGATTCAGGCCGAAGATCCTAACGTCGCGAGGATCC TGTGTGAGCAAGCGTACTCTATGGCGCAGAACTTGGACCCTAACAGTGATGGTAGAGGTGTTCTTCAATTCAAAACTGGTTTGATGTCAGTCATTAAG CAAAAACTTGCCAAGAGAGATGGAGCTTCGATAAACCGTGATCGTGATATTGAACGACTATGGCAGTTTTACCAACTTTATAAAAGACGGCATAGAGTGGATGATATCCAAAGGGAAGAGCAAAAATGGAGGGAATCAGGAACTGCTTTTTCGTCTAATGTTGGGGA GATCTTGAAGATGAGGAAGGTCTTTGCCACTTTGAGGGCCTTAGTTGAAGTGTTAGAGGTGTTAAGTAGAGATGCAGATCCAAATGGTGTTGGGAGGTCTATCAGAGAGGAG CTTGGGCGAATTAAAAAAGCTGATGCAACTTTGTCTGCGGAACTAACTCCTTACAATATTGTCCCTCTAGAAGCGCAGTCCATGACCAATGCAATAAGTGTTTTCCCGGAA GTCCGTGGTGCGATACAGGCGATTAGATACACTGAACATTTCCCTAAGCTTCCTGATGATTATGAGATTTCCGGACAACGTGATGCAGACATGTTTGATTTATTGGAGTACATCTTCGGGTTTCAG AAAGATAATGTAAGGAACCAAAGGGAGCATCtggttctcacactttcaaatgCACAATCTCAGCTCGGTTTACCCAGCCCGAATGACCCA AAAATTGATGAGAAAGCAGTCAATGAGGTTTTCTTGAAGGTTTTGGATAACTACATCAAGTGGTGCAAATACTTGAGGATACGCCTTGTTTACAACAA GTTAGAAGCCATTAACCGGGACAGGAAGCTGTTTCTTGTTTCGTTGTACTTCCTAATCTGGGGTGAAGCTGCTAATGTCCGGTTTCTTCCAGAGTGTATCTGCTATATTTTTCACAAT ATGGCCAAGGAATTGGATGCAAAATTGGATCACGGAGAAGCTGTCCGTGCTGACAGTTGCGTAATTGAAAATGGTTCTGTATCATTTCTTGATCGAGTTATCTCCCCTATATATGCAGCAATGTCAGCG GAAACTCTTCGAAACAACAATGGGAAAGCTGCGCATTCTGAATGGCGGAATTATGATGACTTCAATGAATACTTTTG GACGCCTGGCTGCTTTGAGTTAAGCTGGCCTATGAAAACAGAGTCAAAATTTCTAACTGGTCCCAAAGGGCGGAAAAGG ACTGGTAAAAGCAGCTTTGTTGAGCATCGGACATACCTTCACCTTTTCAGAAGTTTTCACCGACTTTGGATCTTCATGGTTATAATGTTCCAG GCTTTGGCGATTATAGCCTTCAGGAAAGAGCATCTCGATAAAGATACTTTCAAAATCTTGCTCAGTGCTGGAGCTACATATGCTATAATGAACTTCATTGAAA GTTTTCTTGATGTTGTACTTATGTATGGCGCCTATAGCATGGCAAGAGGAATGGCTATATCCAGGGTGTTTATTAAGTTTTTCTGGTGGGGCTTGGGCTCAGTATTTGTGGTATATGTTTATGT GCAAGTTCTGCAGGAAAGAAATAAACGAACCTCAGATGAGTTCTTCTACCGCTTATACATTCTTGTATTGGGTAGTTATGCCGCTGTTCGCCTCATCTTTGGACTTTTAGTCAAGCTTCCAGCATGCCATGCTCTGTCAGAAATGTCAGATCAATCTTTCTTCCAGTTTTTCAAGTGGATATATCAG GAACGTTACTTCGTTGGCCGTGGCCTCTTTGAGAACATTAGCGATTATTGCAG GTATGTGGCGTTTTGGTTGATTGTCCTGGCCTCCAAGTTCACGTTTGCATACTTTCTCCAG ATCAAACCACTTGTTAAACCCACCAAGACGATCATTGATCTTCCTTCGTTTGAATATTCATGGCATGATATTGTCTCAAAAA GTAACGATCATGCGCTGACCATTGTTAGCTTGTGGGCTCCAGTTGTGTGT ATATATCTTATGGATATTCATATATGGTACACACTCTTGTCTGCTATCATTGGTGGTGTGATGGGAGCAAAAGCTCGTCTAGGCGAG ATACGCTCCATTGAGATGGTTCATAAGCGTTTTGAGAGTTTTCCAGAAGCTTTTGCCAAGAACCTTGTCTCTCCTGTTGTAAAAAG aGTATCATTCGGCCAACATACTTCTCAG GATGGTCAAGACATGAACAAGGCATATGCTGCAATGTTTTCCCCTTTTTGGAATGAGATAATAAAAAGCTTAAGAGAGGAAGATTATATAAGCAACAG GGAGATGGATTTGCTTTCTATACCCAGTAACACGGGAAGTCTTGGACTAGTCCAGTGGCCCTTGTTTCTTCTCTGCAGTAAG atttTGGTAGCCATTGATTTAGCCATGGAGTGCACAGAAACGCAGGGTGTACTTTGGAGACAAATATGCGACGATGAATACATGGCGTATGCTGTTCAGGAGTGCTATTACAGCGTTCAGAACATATTGAATTCCATGGTTGATGGTGTAGGGCGACGTTG GGTGGAAAGAGTTTTTATGGAAATTAGCAACAGTATACAGGAGGGTTCCCTTGCTATAACTCTGAATCTTAAGAAGCTTCAGTTGGTCGTTTCCAGATTTACGGCATTAACTGGGCTTTTG ATTCGAAACGAAACTCCAGCTCTTGCAAAAGGTGCGGCAAAAGCTATGTTTGATTTTTACGAGGTGGTCACGCATGACCTTCTTGCAGAGAATTTGAG GGATCAGCTCGATACATGGAATATTCTAGCACGGGCTAGAAACGAGGGGAGTCTCTTTTCTAATATTGAGTGGCCTAGAGATCCAGAAATT ATAGAGCAGGTCAAGCGGCTACACCTTCTTCTTACTGTGAAGGATGCTGCTGCTAATGTCCCAAAAAATCTTGAAGCTAGGAGAAGATTGGAGTTTTTTACAAATTCTTTATTTATGGATATGCCCCAAGCAAAGCCCGTTGCTGAAATGGTACCGTTTAG TGTCTTCACCCCATACTACAGTGAGACAGTTATCTATAGTTCCTCAGAACTGCGAAGTGAGAATGAAGATGGGATATCTACTCTCTTTTATCTTCAGAAGATATTTCCTG ATGAATGGGAGAATTTTTTGGAGAGGATTGGTAGGTCTGACTCAACAGGGGACGCAGATCTTCAAGAAAGTGCAACTGATGCTTTGGAGCTTCGATTTTGGGTGTCTTTTCGAGGCCAGACTTTAGCAAGGACAG TGCGAGGAATGATGTATTACCGAAGGGCGTTGATGCTCCAGAGTTTCTTAGAAAGACGAGGCTTGGGAG TGGATGATTTTTCTCTGACCAACATGCCACGAGGGTTTGAAGCATCACCTGAAGCACGAGCTCAAGCAGACCTGAAATTTACATATGTTGTGTCATGTCAAATTTATGGGCAACAGAAACAGCAAAAGAAACCAGAGGCTACTGATATCGCACTTTTGTTGCAAAG ATTTGAGGCACTTCGAGTCGCTTTCATACACTCAGAGGATGTTGGTGTTGAAGGGAAAAAGGAATTCTATTCTAAGTTAGTAAAAGCTGACATTCACGGAAAAGATCAG GAAATTTATTCAATTAAACTTCCCGGAGATCCTAAACTTGGGGAAGGAAAGCCTGAGAATCAAAATCATGCGATCGTTTTCACTCGTGGAGAAGCCATCCAGACCATAGATATGAATCAG GACAATTATCTCGAGGAGGCAATCAAAATGAGAAATCTACTTGAAGAGTTTCATGGAAAGCATGGAATTCGACGTCCTACCATTTTGGGCGTTAGAGAGCATGTTTTCACGGGAAG TGTTTCATCATTGGCGTGGTTTATGTCCAATCAAGAAACCAGTTTTGTGACTCTGGGTCAACGTGTCTTAGCATATCCACTTAA AGTTCGAATGCACTATGGGCATCCAGATGTGTTCGATAGAGTATTTCATATAACTCGCGGTGGGATCAGCAAAGCATCCCGTGTTATTAACATCAGTGAAGATATATATGCTG GATTTAACTCGACACTCAGGCAGGGAAATATCACCCACCATGAGTACATTCAG GTTGGTAAAGGAAGAGATGTAGGACTCAACCAGATTGCCCTATTTGAAGGGAAGGTGGCGGGTGGAAATGGAGAACAAGTTCTTAGTAGGGATGTCTACAGGATTGGGCAGCTGTTTGATTTCTTTAGGATGATGTCGTTCTACTTCACAACGGTTGGGTTCTATGTCTGCACAATG ATGACCGTCCTTACTGTGTACGTGTTTCTCTACGGAAGAGTGTATCTG GCCTTTTCGGGTTCTGATCGTGCAATCTCAAGAGTAGCCAAACTCTCTGGTAACACTGCACTGGATGCTGCGCTCAATGCACAGTTTTTGGTCCAGATTGGAGTCTTTACTGCGGTTCCTATGGTTATGGGTTTCATACTTGAACTTGGGTTACTGAAG GCTATTTTCAGCTTTATTACGATGCAATTTCAGCTGTGCTCGGTCTTTTTCACATTTTCACTTGGGACAAGGACTCATTACTTTGGACGTACTATCCTTCATGGTGGTGCAAAG TATCGAGCTACTGGCAGAGGCTTTGTGGTTCAGCACATCAAGTTTGCGGATAATTACAGACTCTATTCCAGAAGTCATTTTGTGAAAGC TTTTGAAGTAGCTCTACTGCTGATTGTCTACATTGCCTACGGGTATACGGATGGAGGTGCTGTCTCGTTCGTTCTGCTTACTATCAGCAGTTGGTTCCTGGTAATCTCCTGGCTGTTTGCACCGTACATCTTCAACCCATCTGGATTCGAATGGCAAAA GACCGTTGAGGATTTCGATAATTGGGTCAGTTGGCTGATGTACAAAGGTGGAGTAGGAGTAAAGGGAGAGCTCAGTTGGGAGTCGTGGTGGGAGGAAGAACAG ATGCATATCCAAACATTAAGAGGACGGATTCTGGAGACCATTTTGAGCTTGAGGTTCTTCATGTTTCAGTATGGCGTCGTGTACAAGCTCAATCTCACTGCGAAAGACACCTCACTTGCG TTATATGGCTACTCCTGGATAGTGTTGGTTGCAGTTGTGCTCCTGTTTAAG CTATTCTGGTATAGCCCCAGGAAGTCCAGCAACATCCTGCTGGCTCTGCGTTTCCTTCAGGGAGTGGTTTCTCTCGTAGTCATCGCCCTCATCGCTTTAGCAATTGCGTTGACAGATCTATCCATTCCAGACATGTTTGCATGTGTACTCGGCTTCATCCCGACAGGTTGGGCCATACTGTCTTTAGCCATCACGTGGAAGCGGTTGATCAAGCTGTTTGGGTTGTGGGAAACGGTCCGCGAGTTTGGACGTATTTATGATGCTGCGATGGGGATGCTCATCTTTGCTCCCATTGCTCTCCTCTCCTGGTTCCCGTTCATCTCGACGTTCCAGTCTCGTCTACTCTTCAACCAGGCCTTCAGTCGTGGACTCGAGATCTCCATCATCCTTGCCGGAAACAGAGCGAACGTTGAGACTTGa
- the LOC103867251 gene encoding uncharacterized protein LOC103867251, producing MAKKGGGGGATLAEDAPWRVSSVKPVPRISRSPVLSISQSPETDYAIAVMKHPNPVGGGLAMEAVLESAGPECVVPGQVTPLRLLGVKVWPVEVDLKFLEPVGKELKMLGKFMDNAVDLMNKSFIDR from the exons ATGGCGAagaaaggaggaggaggaggagcaacACTCGCCGAGGACGCACCGTGGCGAGTCTCCTCAGTAAAGCCAGTCCCTCGAATCAGCCGCTCACCTGTTCTCTCCATCTCTCAAAGCCCAGAGACCGATTACGCCATTGCCGTCATGAAG CATCCGAATCCAGTAGGAGGTGGTTTGGCGATGGAAGCAGTGCTTGAATCTGCAGGACCTGAATGCGTTGTTCCTGGTCAAGTCACGCCTCTTCGCCTTCTTGGTGTTAAG GTGTGGCCTGTTGAAGTTGATCTTAAGTTCTTGGAACCTGTGGGGAAAGAGCTGAAGATGCTTGGGAAG TTCATGGATAATGCTGTGGACCTGATGAATAAGTCCTTCATCGACCGTTAA
- the LOC103867257 gene encoding UDP-glycosyltransferase 73C5, whose product MGSETAQKSCPPLHFVLFPFMAQGHMIPMVDIARLLAQRGVTITIVTTPYNAGRFKNVLSRAIDSGLPIKVVHVKFPSQEAGMPEGKENIDMLDSMELMIPFFKAVNMLEEPVQKLMEEMSPRPSCLISDMCLFYTSKLAKKFNIPKILFHGMCCFCLLCMHVLRENLEILENLESDKEYFTVPYFPDRVEFTRPQVPVETYVPGDWKEFLDEIKEADKTSYGVVVNTFQELEPAYVKGYKEARSGKAWSIGPVSLCNKIGEDKAERGNKAVIGQDECFKWLDAREEGSVLYVCLGSICNLPLSQLKELGLGLEESQRPFIWVIRGWEKYNELAEWILESGFEERVKERGLLIKGWAPQVLILSHSSVGGFLTHCGWNSTLEGITSGLPLLTWPLFADQFCNEKLVVQVLKAGVKAGVEQPMKWGEEEKIGVLVDKEGVKKAVEELMGESDDAKERRRRAKELGELAHKAVEEGGSSHSNITSLLEDIMQLAQSNN is encoded by the coding sequence ATGGGTTCCGAAACAGCTCAAAAATCTTGTCCTCCTCTTCACTTTGTTCTCTTTCCTTTCATGGCTCAAGGCCACATGATTCCCATGGTGGATATCGCAAGGCTCTTGGCTCAGCGCGGCGTGACCATAACCATTGTCACAACGCCTTACAATGCAGGGAGGTTCAAGAATGTTCTAAGCCGTGCCATTGACTCTGGCTTGCCCATCAAAGTAGTGCATGTGAAGTTCCCATCTCAAGAAGCTGGCATGCCAGAGGGAAAAGAGAATATCGACATGCTCGACTCCATGGAGCTGATGATACCTTTCTTTAAAGCGGTTAACATGCTCGAAGAACCGGTCCAGAAGCTCATGGAAGAGATGAGCCCTAGGCCAAGCTGCTTAATCTCTGACATGTGTTTGTTTTATACAAGCAAACTCGCCAAGAAGTTCAATATACCAAAGATCCTCTTCCACGGCATGTGTTGCTTTTGTCTTCTGTGTATGCATGTTTTACGCGAAAATCTTGAGATCTTGGAGAATTTGGAGTCAGACAAAGAGTACTTCACTGTTCCTTATTTTCCTGATAGAGTTGAATTCACAAGACCTCAGGTTCCTGTGGAAACATATGTTCCTGGAGACTGGAAGGAGTTCTTGGATGAGATTAAAGAAGCGGACAAGACATCCTATGGAGTGGTGGTCAACACATTTCAAGAGCTGGAGCCTGCTTATGTCAAGGGCTACAAGGAGGCAAGGTCAGGTAAAGCATGGTCCATTGGACCTGTTTCCTTGTGCAACAAGATAGGAGAAGATAAAGCTGAGAGGGGAAACAAGGCGGTCATTGGTCAAGATGAATGTTTTAAATGGCTTGATGCTAGAGAAGAAGGGTCGGTGCTATATGTTTGCCTTGGAAGTATCTGTAATCTTCCTCTGTCTCAGCTCAAGGAGCTTGGGTTAGGCTTAGAAGAATCCCAAAGACCTTTCATTTGGGTCATAAGAGGTTGGGAAAAGTATAATGAGCTTGCTGAGTGGATCCTAGAGAGCGGCTTTGAAGAAAGGGTGAAAGAGAGAGGGCTTCTCATAAAAGGATGGGCACCTCAAGTGCTTATCCTTTCACATTCTTCTGTTGGGGGATTCTTGACACATTGTGGATGGAACTCAACTCTTGAGGGGATAACCTCTGGTCTCCCACTCCTCACATGGCCTCTATTTGCAGACCAATTCTGCAATGAGAAACTAGTTGTGCAGGTACTAAAGGCCGGTGTGAAAGCCGGGGTTGAGCAGCCTATGAAATGGGGAGAGGAAGAGAAGATAGGAGTGTTGGTGGATAAAGAAGGTGTTAAGAAGGCAGTTGAAGAGTTAATGGGTGAGAGTGATGATGCaaaggagagaagaagaagagccaaAGAGCTTGGAGAGTTAGCTCACAAGGCTGTGGAAGAAGGAGGCTCTTCTCATTCTAATATCACTTCCCTCTTAGAAGACATAATGCAACTAGCACAATCCAATAATTGA
- the LOC103867256 gene encoding UDP-glycosyltransferase 73C5 encodes MGSETAKKSYPLHFVLFPFMAQGHMIPMVDIARLLAQRGVTITIVTTPYNAGRFKNVLSRAIESAGLPIKVVHVKFPSQEAGMPEGKENIDLLDSIEMMIPFFKAVNMLEEPVQKLMEEMSPPPSCLISDMCLFYTSKLAKTFNIPKILFHGMCCFGLLCMHILRENLEILESLESDKEYFTVPYFPDKVEFTRPQVPVETYVPGEWKEFLDGIKEADKTSYGVVVNTFQELEPAYVKDYKEARSGKAWSIGPVSLCNKVGEDKAERGNKSDIDKDECLKWLDSKEGGSVLYVCLGSVCNLPLSQLKELGLGLEESQRPFIWVIRGWEKYKELAVWILESGFEERVKERGLLIKGWAPQVLILSHPSVGGFLTHCGWNSTLEGITFGLPLLTWPLFADQFCNEKLVVEVLKAGVKVGVEEPMKWGEEEKIGVLVDKEGVKKAVEELMGENDEAKERRKRAKELGELAHKAVEEGGSSHSNITLLLEDIMQLAQSNN; translated from the coding sequence ATGGGTTCTGAAACAGCTAAAAAATCTTATCCTCTTCACTTTGTTCTCTTCCCTTTCATGGCTCAAGGCCACATGATTCCCATGGTGGATATCGCAAGGCTCTTGGCTCAGCGAGGTGTGACCATAACCATTGTCACAACGCCTTACAATGCAGGGAGGTTCAAGAATGTTCTAAGCCGTGCCATTGAGTCAGCTGGCTTGCCCATCAAGGTAGTGCATGTGAAGTTTCCATCTCAAGAAGCTGGTATGCCAGAGggaaaagaaaatatagattTGCTCGACTCCATAGAGATGATGATACCTTTCTTTAAAGCAGTTAACATGCTCGAAGAACCGGTTCAGAAGCTCATGGAAGAGATGAGCCCTCCACCAAGCTGCTTAATCTCTGACATGTGTTTGTTTTATACAAGCAAACTCGCCAAGACGTTCAATATACCAAAGATCCTCTTCCATGGCATGTGTTGCTTTGGTCTTCTGTGTATGCATATTTTACGCGAAAATCTTGAGATCTTGGAGAGTTTGGAGTCAGACAAAGAGTACTTCACCGTTCCTTATTTTCCTGACAAAGTTGAATTCACAAGACCTCAAGTTCCTGTTGAAACATATGTTCCTGGAGAGTGGAAGGAGTTCTTGGATGGAATTAAAGAAGCTGATAAGACATCCTATGGAGTGGTGGTCAACACATTTCAAGAACTGGAGCCTGCTTATGTCAAAGACTACAAGGAAGCAAGGTCAGGTAAAGCATGGTCCATTGGACCTGTTTCCTTGTGCAACAAGGTGGGAGAAGATAAAGCTGAGAGAGGAAATAAATCAGATATTGATAAAGATGAATGCCTTAAATGGCTTGATTCTAAGGAAGGTGGTTCTGTGCTCTACGTTTGTCTAGGAAGTGTCTGCAATCTTCCTCTGTCTCAGCTCAAGGAGCTTGGCCTAGGCCTAGAAGAATCTCAAAGACCTTTCATTTGGGTCATAAGAGGTTGGGAAAAATATAAAGAGCTTGCTGTGTGGATCTTGGAGAGCGGCTTTGAAGAAAGGGTGAAAGAGAGAGGGCTTCTCATTAAAGGATGGGCACCTCAAGTGCTTATCCTTTCACACCCTTCTGTTGGAGGATTCTTGACACACTGCGGATGGAACTCAACTCTTGAGGGGATAACCTTTGGTCTCCCACTGCTTACATGGCCGCTATTTGCTGACCAATTCTGTAATGAGAAATTAGTGGTGGAGGTGCTAAAAGCTGGTGTGAAAGTAGGGGTTGAGGAGCCTATGAAATggggagaagaggagaagataGGTGTGTTGGTGGATAAAGAAGGTGTTAAGAAGGCAGTTGAAGAGTTAATGGGTGAGAATGATGAGGCTAAGGAGAGGAGAAAAAGAGCCAAAGAGCTTGGAGAGTTAGCTCACAAGGCTGTGGAAGAAGGAGGCTCTTCGCATTCTAATATCACATTACTGTTAGAAGACATAATGCAACTAGCACAATCCAATAATTGA